The Eriocheir sinensis breed Jianghai 21 chromosome 21, ASM2467909v1, whole genome shotgun sequence genome includes a region encoding these proteins:
- the LOC127001796 gene encoding UPF0415 protein C7orf25 homolog isoform X2 — MAADLAAMKIKMAYSHLEKISEFEKRGINGAGKLKKRIQAEINFLQKGLENSGLEEKDVQCSNLGQLGALADVAMDIPSVCGILQSFRNEDNDKIIIDIVGDNGMKWIKVIMRNPKALHLLFALGRRGNAKPLNEVAVDFLRCAELHPVFYCTPKVVFWFCNGVSEGLAGSIEEKGAAVEGRRIPDQDLGLPDFSLDDSDSNSETDESSASSCYSEASEDDKMFLSNNSKDSNVDEIGNFSPVTMHSGRPTNVSMNLTSGSAEFNISPQEKNYSGLSDQSVLGLNHSSFQSHSPDRGHLGCVNLDVTAMIAYVSATSNGGANFIFHDKFLNEQAACERLDPVKKTLHQYFEGKEWVACREAVDRFQEIVDVIGGDGEKARAKDLLARLTVVPGQDFFKDKMRTGGKIRELPRITFGTGQALQAITVTSNMGFIRAAQCQGISLAVLVHQPRALTEAKQTQATPLEGV, encoded by the exons atGGCTGCAGATTTGGCtgcaatgaaaattaagatggctTACAGCCACCTGGAAAAGATTTCAGAGTTTGAAAAAAGAGGAATCAATGGTGCTGGCAAACTAAAGAAAAGGATTCAGGCAGAAATCAACTTCTTGCAAAAA GGACTGGAGAATTCAGGCCTGGAAGAAAAAGATGTGCAGTGTTCAAATTTAGGGCAGCTTGGAGCACTTGCAGATGTTGCCATGGACATACCTAGT GTGTGTGGAATACTACAATCTTTcagaaatgaagataatgataagaTAATAATTGACATTGTTGGTGACAATGGAATGAAATGGATCAAG GTGATCATGCGTAACCCCAAAGCCCTTCACCTCCTGTTTGCCCTGGGCCGAAGGGGTAATGCTAAGCCTCTCAACGAAGTGGCAGTGGACTTTCTGAGATGTGCTGAGCTGCACCCTGTCTTTTACTGCACCCCAAAG GTTGTGTTCTGGTTCTGCAATGGGGTAAGTGAAGGCTTGGCCGGAAGCATTGAAGAGAAGGGTGCTGCTGTTGAAGGGAGAAGAATACCGGACCAAGACCTTGGACTCCCAGACTTTTCCCTGGATGACTCGGACTCTAACTCTGAGACAGATGAGTCAAGTGCTTCCTCCTGCTACTCAGAGGCTTCAGAAGATGACAAAATGTTTCTCAGCAACAACAGTAAAGACTCAAATGTAGATGAAATTGGAAATTTTTCTCCAGTAACAATGCATTCAGGAAGACCTACCAATGTGTCAATGAATTTAACTTCTGGCAGTGCAGAGTTTAATATTTCACCACAAGAAAAAAATTACTCTGGTCTAAGTGATCAAAGTGTTCTAGGTTTGAATCATTCAAGTTTTCAAAGCCATTCTCCAGATAGAGGACATTTAGGTTGTGTCAATCTTGATGTCACAGCCATGATTGCATATGTGTCAGCAACTTCTAATGGTGGTGCCAATTTCATATTTCATGACAAATTCTTAAATGAACAAGCTGCCTGTGAAAGACTGGatcctgtaaagaaaacccttCATCAGTATTTTGAGG GGAAAGAATGGGTGGCTTGCAGGGAGGCTGTGGACCGCTTCCAGGAGATTGTGGATGTCATAGGTGGCGACGGAGAGAAAGCAAGGGCCAAGGACCTGCTGGCAAGGCTCACAGTGGTGCCAGGCCAAGATTTTTTCAAG GACAAAATGAGGACAGGAGGCAAGATCCGAGAACTACCGAGGATCACCTTTGGCACCGGCCAGGCACTGCAGGCCATCACTGTCACCTCCAACATGGGCTTCATCAGGGCAGCACAGTGTCAG GGTATCAGCTTGGCTGTGTTGGTGCACCAGCCCCGAGCCCTCACTGAGGCCAAGCAAACTCAGGCTACTCCTCTGGAAGGGGTATGA
- the LOC127001796 gene encoding UPF0415 protein C7orf25 homolog isoform X1: protein MVTVAKTGKGTKNMAADLAAMKIKMAYSHLEKISEFEKRGINGAGKLKKRIQAEINFLQKGLENSGLEEKDVQCSNLGQLGALADVAMDIPSVCGILQSFRNEDNDKIIIDIVGDNGMKWIKVIMRNPKALHLLFALGRRGNAKPLNEVAVDFLRCAELHPVFYCTPKVVFWFCNGVSEGLAGSIEEKGAAVEGRRIPDQDLGLPDFSLDDSDSNSETDESSASSCYSEASEDDKMFLSNNSKDSNVDEIGNFSPVTMHSGRPTNVSMNLTSGSAEFNISPQEKNYSGLSDQSVLGLNHSSFQSHSPDRGHLGCVNLDVTAMIAYVSATSNGGANFIFHDKFLNEQAACERLDPVKKTLHQYFEGKEWVACREAVDRFQEIVDVIGGDGEKARAKDLLARLTVVPGQDFFKDKMRTGGKIRELPRITFGTGQALQAITVTSNMGFIRAAQCQGISLAVLVHQPRALTEAKQTQATPLEGV, encoded by the exons aaaggaacaaaaaacatGGCTGCAGATTTGGCtgcaatgaaaattaagatggctTACAGCCACCTGGAAAAGATTTCAGAGTTTGAAAAAAGAGGAATCAATGGTGCTGGCAAACTAAAGAAAAGGATTCAGGCAGAAATCAACTTCTTGCAAAAA GGACTGGAGAATTCAGGCCTGGAAGAAAAAGATGTGCAGTGTTCAAATTTAGGGCAGCTTGGAGCACTTGCAGATGTTGCCATGGACATACCTAGT GTGTGTGGAATACTACAATCTTTcagaaatgaagataatgataagaTAATAATTGACATTGTTGGTGACAATGGAATGAAATGGATCAAG GTGATCATGCGTAACCCCAAAGCCCTTCACCTCCTGTTTGCCCTGGGCCGAAGGGGTAATGCTAAGCCTCTCAACGAAGTGGCAGTGGACTTTCTGAGATGTGCTGAGCTGCACCCTGTCTTTTACTGCACCCCAAAG GTTGTGTTCTGGTTCTGCAATGGGGTAAGTGAAGGCTTGGCCGGAAGCATTGAAGAGAAGGGTGCTGCTGTTGAAGGGAGAAGAATACCGGACCAAGACCTTGGACTCCCAGACTTTTCCCTGGATGACTCGGACTCTAACTCTGAGACAGATGAGTCAAGTGCTTCCTCCTGCTACTCAGAGGCTTCAGAAGATGACAAAATGTTTCTCAGCAACAACAGTAAAGACTCAAATGTAGATGAAATTGGAAATTTTTCTCCAGTAACAATGCATTCAGGAAGACCTACCAATGTGTCAATGAATTTAACTTCTGGCAGTGCAGAGTTTAATATTTCACCACAAGAAAAAAATTACTCTGGTCTAAGTGATCAAAGTGTTCTAGGTTTGAATCATTCAAGTTTTCAAAGCCATTCTCCAGATAGAGGACATTTAGGTTGTGTCAATCTTGATGTCACAGCCATGATTGCATATGTGTCAGCAACTTCTAATGGTGGTGCCAATTTCATATTTCATGACAAATTCTTAAATGAACAAGCTGCCTGTGAAAGACTGGatcctgtaaagaaaacccttCATCAGTATTTTGAGG GGAAAGAATGGGTGGCTTGCAGGGAGGCTGTGGACCGCTTCCAGGAGATTGTGGATGTCATAGGTGGCGACGGAGAGAAAGCAAGGGCCAAGGACCTGCTGGCAAGGCTCACAGTGGTGCCAGGCCAAGATTTTTTCAAG GACAAAATGAGGACAGGAGGCAAGATCCGAGAACTACCGAGGATCACCTTTGGCACCGGCCAGGCACTGCAGGCCATCACTGTCACCTCCAACATGGGCTTCATCAGGGCAGCACAGTGTCAG GGTATCAGCTTGGCTGTGTTGGTGCACCAGCCCCGAGCCCTCACTGAGGCCAAGCAAACTCAGGCTACTCCTCTGGAAGGGGTATGA